TATCACTCCACTTAAATTTATAGTTTAGTACAATTACTTTATAACGTAAGTTTAGTGAACAAATGTAAATAGTAAGCCCAGGATTATGTAAAAATCATGTATAGCTTTTATATAGCTCTCAAAGAGTATCTGAAACTAAAAAATAGTTCCTTCAAGACGTGACAAAATTCTTGAAGTAACTATTTAGTATCGAAAATCAGCTGGCTTCGCTTAACCCCAACTAACTTAATTTAATCTTATCGTACAAAATTTGTATCCGTATCAGTCAAAGCACCGACTAACTTATGGGGCATGTAAGGCGCTTGTAAATAATCCACATCCGCCGCACTCAGATGTAAGTCCAAGGCTGCAACTGCACTTTCTAAATGTGATACCTTGGTTGCACCAATAATAGGCGCAACGACTTCGGGCTTTTGTAACAACCAAGCTAACGCTACTTGAACCCGGGGAACGCCGTATTTATCAGCGACTTCACCGACGCGATCCACGATTGCCTGATCTTGTGTTTCCGTACTATCATACTTAGAACGCGCCACTTGATCGGTTTCAAAACGCTTCGTGGTTGCCGTCCAATCCCGTGCTAAGCGGCCGGATGCCAATGGACTGTACGGTGTGACCGCAATCTTTTGATCACGACAGAATGGTAACATCTCTCGTTCTTCTTCTCGATACAATAAGTTTAAATGATTCTGCATCGAGACAAATTGAGTCCAACCATGAGCAGCCGCCACCGCTTGGGCCTGCTCAAATTGCCAAGCAAACATCGCTGAGGCCCCAATATAACGAGCCTTGCCAGATTTAACCACATCATTTAAAGCAGCCATCGTTTCTTCAATCGGCGTCTGATAATCCCAGCGATGCACAATGTATAAGTCCACATAATCCATATTGAGTCGTTGCAAGCTCTGGTCAATCTGTGACATGATTGCTTTCCGGGACAACCCCGTCGCATTGGGCCGGTTGTTAGCTGCAAAGAATACCTTCGTTGCCACGACAACTTCATCACGGTTAGCATACTTATTCAAAGCCTGGCCTAAATAAGTTTCGCTGTCACCATGTGAGTACACATTCGCTGTATCGAAAAAGTTAATCCCTAAATCAAGCGCTGATTTGACGACTTTAGCACTGGCATCCGCATCAATCGCCCATGGAAACATCGCATTACCGGGCTGACCAAATCCCATCGTGCCTACACATAGCCGTGATACATCTAGGCCAGTATGACCTAATTTTACATATTCCATTCAAGTTGCTTCCTTTCAAATCATGCCGTTCTAATCTGCGGGTGTTTCCAAAATATCTTTAAAGCTAGCTTGGCGACCACTTTCTAGTGACCGTGAATGGTCAATCTTACTAGCCCGATTTTGACTATAATTTAACGAGAACACCTTGGCAAACAAACTATTTAATAAAAATAAAATAGATTCTTCGGTGGCAAAATTAGTGATTTTTGAATACAATTTTTCTTTGCTCGAGATATTTAACGTAACCGTCGCATAGTCCCGTAAATAATTATCGCCACCACTCGTCAACGCAATAATCGGCACATCATGCGGTAACAAAATTTTCAGATTGCTCGTCGGACTCACCGCCGGATTGTTGCCCGAATAGGAAATAACTAAGGCGCAATCATGCGGATTCATTGTATTGGCAATCAAACCACCTTCATCAGTAGGCGCCACACGCGTTGACTTTCCGATTGAAATCAAATTACGTTTGAAAGTTTCACCATAATAAGTATTCGGACTTGTCCCGAATATGACCACATTCTGCGCCTTAAAAATGAGCTGCGCCGCTTGGTCTAAAACATCAGGTTGTAGTAAATTAACCGTTGATTTTAGACTTTCAAGTCGTAATTGGGCCAACCGTTCAATAATCTCTAGCGTACTAGCCTCAGCATCAAATGGAAAGTTCGGATCAACATCGCCATAGGTATTATGGTCATAGTTAGCCACTTCGTGTTCAAACGCATACATGAATTCTCGCCAGCCAGAATACCCGAGGGATTGTGCAAATCTAACTAACGTCGGTTTCGACGTAAAGGTCGCCGTTGCAATTACCTGCATCGATTGTTGTTTAATGGATTGGCGGTGCCTTAACAAGTAATCACCAATCGTTTGACGTGAATCGTTTTTTTGATGTGTCACTTCTTCAATCTTTTGATAAAGATACACTCCGTTTACCTCCACTAACAGCCGTTATTATCAATTTAATTATACTGCTGGTAGTAGTCTGCCTCAATTATCATGTCCAACGACTATAACACTTCGCCATTTGATTCAATCACTTTTTGATACCAATAAAAAGATTGTTTTTTAGTCCGCTTAAACGTCCCATGACCCTCGTTATCGCGATCCACATAAATAAAACCATAACGTTTACTCATTTGACCAGTACTAGCCGCAATCAAATCAATACAGCCCCAAGTGGTATAGCCTAGTAAATCAACGCCATCAATGGTCACCGCATCTTTAAAAGCCTGAATGTGTTGCCGCAAATAATCAATCCGATAGTCATCATTAATTTGACCAGTTTCAGTGGGGTGATCAACAGCGCCCAACCCATTTTCAACAATAAATAACGGCTTTTGATAACGGTCATATAATTGATTTAATGAATTACGTAAGCCTAAGGGATCAATTTGCCAGCCCCACTTAGTTGACGGTAAATTAGGATTCTTAATGGTCCCATAGATATTGCCCGTCGTTTGCGCGTAATCTTCTTGATGGGCGCTAACCGTTCGTGATGAATAATATGAAAACGATACAAAATCAACCGTCCCTGCAGCTAAAGTTGCTTGGTCTGCCGGCGCCATCTCTATAATTAATTGTTCACGTTCAAACTTCTTAAGGGCATAATTCGGATACTTGCCGCGAGCTTGTACATCGATAAAGAAATACCCATCACGATCCCGGTTCAAAGCTTCTTGGTAATCTTCTGGGCGACAGGTATAAGGATAGTTATTGCCACCGGCCAGCATACAACCAACCATGTTCTCCGAATCAATTTGACGCGCTAATTGGGTCACTTGGGCGCTTGCCACTAATTGATGATGGGCAGCTTGGTATTTACCTTGCACCTGATTATCACCTGGCTTAAAAATAATACCCCCACCAACAAAGGGTTGATGTAATAAAATATTAATCTCGTTAAAAGTTAGCCAGTATTTAACCATGCCTTGATAACGGCGCATGACTACCGCCGCATAACGTGTGAAGTAAGTGATCATCCGTCGGTCACGCCAATCAATCCCGCGTTTAATTAAAGCTAACGGAATGTCAAAGTGAGCCAAAGTCACTAGGGGTTCAATATGATAATGCCGTAATTCCTTAAAAATTTGGTCATAGAAAGCTAGACCAGCCTCGTTTGGCGTCGCATCGTCACCATTAGGGAAAATACGCGTCCAAGAAATCGACATGCGATAAACTTTGAACCCCATTTCAGCGAATAATTTGATATCCTCATGATAATGATGATACATATCAATCGCTTGTCGTGCTGGATAGCGATATGCCGACTTAGTCTCCAACATGGCGAGCTGACCAGCCCCAACCGCTGATCGATCAGGCCCATACGGTAACATATCAATATTCGCTAGTTGGCGTCCATCGGCCAAAGCGCCACCTTCAACT
This region of Lactobacillus sp. CBA3605 genomic DNA includes:
- a CDS encoding aldo/keto reductase, giving the protein MEYVKLGHTGLDVSRLCVGTMGFGQPGNAMFPWAIDADASAKVVKSALDLGINFFDTANVYSHGDSETYLGQALNKYANRDEVVVATKVFFAANNRPNATGLSRKAIMSQIDQSLQRLNMDYVDLYIVHRWDYQTPIEETMAALNDVVKSGKARYIGASAMFAWQFEQAQAVAAAHGWTQFVSMQNHLNLLYREEEREMLPFCRDQKIAVTPYSPLASGRLARDWTATTKRFETDQVARSKYDSTETQDQAIVDRVGEVADKYGVPRVQVALAWLLQKPEVVAPIIGATKVSHLESAVAALDLHLSAADVDYLQAPYMPHKLVGALTDTDTNFVR
- a CDS encoding MurR/RpiR family transcriptional regulator, producing the protein MYLYQKIEEVTHQKNDSRQTIGDYLLRHRQSIKQQSMQVIATATFTSKPTLVRFAQSLGYSGWREFMYAFEHEVANYDHNTYGDVDPNFPFDAEASTLEIIERLAQLRLESLKSTVNLLQPDVLDQAAQLIFKAQNVVIFGTSPNTYYGETFKRNLISIGKSTRVAPTDEGGLIANTMNPHDCALVISYSGNNPAVSPTSNLKILLPHDVPIIALTSGGDNYLRDYATVTLNISSKEKLYSKITNFATEESILFLLNSLFAKVFSLNYSQNRASKIDHSRSLESGRQASFKDILETPAD
- a CDS encoding 6-phospho-beta-glucosidase — its product is MTLRKDFLWGGATAANQVEGGALADGRQLANIDMLPYGPDRSAVGAGQLAMLETKSAYRYPARQAIDMYHHYHEDIKLFAEMGFKVYRMSISWTRIFPNGDDATPNEAGLAFYDQIFKELRHYHIEPLVTLAHFDIPLALIKRGIDWRDRRMITYFTRYAAVVMRRYQGMVKYWLTFNEINILLHQPFVGGGIIFKPGDNQVQGKYQAAHHQLVASAQVTQLARQIDSENMVGCMLAGGNNYPYTCRPEDYQEALNRDRDGYFFIDVQARGKYPNYALKKFEREQLIIEMAPADQATLAAGTVDFVSFSYYSSRTVSAHQEDYAQTTGNIYGTIKNPNLPSTKWGWQIDPLGLRNSLNQLYDRYQKPLFIVENGLGAVDHPTETGQINDDYRIDYLRQHIQAFKDAVTIDGVDLLGYTTWGCIDLIAASTGQMSKRYGFIYVDRDNEGHGTFKRTKKQSFYWYQKVIESNGEVL